The nucleotide sequence TCGATACCGGTGACCAGCGTCGTAAAGGGGCCTGCCAGTACCGAGTCCCGACTTCGATAGCCCGTCTCGTAGGTCTCGACGACGTCGTAGACGACCGGCGTTCGAGTCAGCAGCCCGAGGAGTACGGCAAGTGGCAATAGTGATATGTGTCCACAGAGTAGAACGTCTGGTTGTCGGCGATAGATCGCTACCACGAATTTACAGTAGAGTATCGGGATGAAAAACACGTTCCACAGCGACATGGGGAAATTCGGCGTGTTGATACGGGTGGTCGGCACAACGTCGCCTTCGGCGTTTGATGCCCCACCGCGCCTCCAGCACAGGGCCTCGACATTGTGCCCATCGTCCACCAACGCCTGTGCGAACAGTTCTAGACGAGGATTGAGCGTCGACCGGTGGAACAGTGCGAGCACAGATGCCATTCGAAGTATGCTCTACAACGGGGAGAATTAGGATTTGGGTTTTGAGTCAACCGTTGCTTGGCCGAGATAAGTCGCCATAGTTTAATCCCATCGCTGTGATATTCGAAACGCACAGACCAACCGTCGATTTCCCACGGTCGAGATCCCAAAGATGGCAGATGACCACCCTCCGTTTTCAGTTCTCCTACCGACCTACGCCGGCGACGACGCCGGAGAGCTCTCGGTCGCGCTTGAGAGTTGCTTCGACCAACCCCTCGTTCCCGAGGAGGTACTCGTCGTTGCGGACGGCTCCCTCACCGATGCACTCGAATCCACGCTTTCGACCTGGCAAGACCGCTATCCCAACGTTTGCCGACGTTATTCCCTTCCCGAGAACAGTGGCCTTGGAAATGCCCTCCGGGAGGGCGTCAAAGCCTGTCGTAACGATCTAATCGCCCGTGCCGACGCCGACGATATCAACGTTGCCGGCCGGTTCGAACGCCAGGTGACCTACCTAACGGAACACCCAGATATCGACATCGTAGGGGGCTATATCGCGGAGTTCGAGTGCGATCCCGACGATCCGGTGACTGTCAGAGAGGTACCGACCGATCACGACTCGATTCGCCGGAAGGCTCGCTTTCGCAGTCCAATGAACCACGGGACCGTTTGCTTTCGCCGCCAGGCCGTTCTCGAGGCGGGTAATTACCGGCCTGTCGTGCGGATGGAAGATTACGACCTCTGGGTCCGAATGCTCCTCTCGGGTGCGTCGTTCGCGAACCTCCCGGCGGTACTGGTGAAGGTTCGGGCCGGGCCGGCGATGGCTGCACGACGAGGGGGTCTCGAGTACGCTCGCGCCGAAGTTAGACGTCAAATCGAATTCTATCGACGCGGGTTCACGAGTCTGCCGGTCTTCCTGTTCAACCTTGCTACCAGGACTGTCTTTCGATTCTTGCCGAACGCCGTCCGGTCCGCGATCTATCGCCATGTCGCTAGACGAGACGCTGATGGCTGATTTAGCAGACACCGAACCGAATCGTTATGCGCTTTCGGTGTTCAACCCAGTACATGAGCGATCCGGCGGTGAGCGTAATCACGCCGTCCTACCAGCACGCCGAATTCCTGGCGGACAACCTTCGATCCGTGCGCTCCCAAACGGGCCCATCCGTTGAACACATCGTCGTCGACGGCGGCTCGACCGATGCCACCGTCAACCTCCTCCGCAAGTTCGAAGACGACTACGATCTCCGCTGGATTTCCGAACCGGACGACGGTCAGTCCGAAGCTATCAACAAGGGGATCGAGATGGCCAACGGCGAGTGGCTCATCTGGGTAAACTCCGACGACTACCTTCTGGAGGGGGCCCTTGAGACATTTGCAGATGTCCGTGACCGCAACCCCACCTGTGACATTGTGTACGGTGATCACCTCTTCGTCGATGCCGACGGGAACGAGATCGGCCGGAAGTACAACGCCCGGCCGTCGACGTTCGTCCACAAGTATTACTACCAGTTCGCCGGCAACCACAGCACGTTTTTCAAGCGCGACGTTCTGGAATCG is from Halorhabdus sp. BNX81 and encodes:
- a CDS encoding glycosyltransferase; this translates as MADDHPPFSVLLPTYAGDDAGELSVALESCFDQPLVPEEVLVVADGSLTDALESTLSTWQDRYPNVCRRYSLPENSGLGNALREGVKACRNDLIARADADDINVAGRFERQVTYLTEHPDIDIVGGYIAEFECDPDDPVTVREVPTDHDSIRRKARFRSPMNHGTVCFRRQAVLEAGNYRPVVRMEDYDLWVRMLLSGASFANLPAVLVKVRAGPAMAARRGGLEYARAEVRRQIEFYRRGFTSLPVFLFNLATRTVFRFLPNAVRSAIYRHVARRDADG
- a CDS encoding glycosyltransferase family 2 protein; amino-acid sequence: MSDPAVSVITPSYQHAEFLADNLRSVRSQTGPSVEHIVVDGGSTDATVNLLRKFEDDYDLRWISEPDDGQSEAINKGIEMANGEWLIWVNSDDYLLEGALETFADVRDRNPTCDIVYGDHLFVDADGNEIGRKYNARPSTFVHKYYYQFAGNHSTFFKRDVLESIGGIDESYEYAMDTELFWRILDADIRMARVTAFLAARRLHEDAKTTGSPPEERTAEIKRLERQYPQTRIERLLPRPFLIVTAACLQACYHLLDGRPQAIPSMLS